A section of the Bradyrhizobium oligotrophicum S58 genome encodes:
- a CDS encoding dodecin family protein yields MSDSVYKVIELIGTSSESWERAATNAVEQAAKTLRDLRVAEVVQLDMQLDAKGKVEAYRAKLNVSFKFEGA; encoded by the coding sequence ATGTCTGACAGCGTCTACAAAGTCATCGAGCTGATCGGCACCAGCAGCGAATCCTGGGAAAGGGCGGCCACCAATGCCGTCGAGCAGGCGGCGAAGACACTTCGGGACCTGCGCGTCGCAGAGGTGGTCCAGCTCGATATGCAGCTCGACGCGAAGGGGAAGGTGGAAGCCTATCGAGCCAAGCTCAACGTCTCGTTCAAGTTCGAAGGCGCATGA
- a CDS encoding DUF2059 domain-containing protein has product MKHRRLYMAVASAIWLAAATPHAAKAQATSTESLAAARELVSAMHMNDQATALLPIILKNLRPTIVQGRAEVALQYDALIPKFTQAFQGRVAEFSDAIAVVYARNFSADDLRTMAEFYRTSTGQRVLQKLPSVTQESSIAGQRFGQALGEEIRKQMVEELRKKGLDL; this is encoded by the coding sequence ATGAAGCATCGCCGTCTGTACATGGCCGTCGCCTCCGCCATTTGGCTCGCCGCCGCGACGCCGCATGCGGCCAAGGCCCAGGCGACGTCGACGGAGTCCTTGGCAGCCGCGAGAGAGTTGGTGTCGGCCATGCACATGAATGACCAGGCGACAGCCCTGTTGCCGATCATTCTGAAGAACCTGAGACCGACGATCGTCCAGGGACGCGCCGAGGTCGCTCTGCAATATGACGCTTTGATCCCGAAATTCACCCAGGCCTTCCAGGGCAGGGTTGCCGAATTCTCGGATGCGATCGCTGTGGTCTACGCCAGAAACTTCTCGGCGGACGACCTCAGGACCATGGCTGAGTTCTACAGGACTTCGACAGGTCAAAGGGTCCTGCAGAAGCTGCCGTCCGTCACCCAGGAGTCGAGCATCGCCGGACAGAGATTCGGTCAGGCGCTCGGCGAAGAGATCAGGAAGCAGATGGTCGAGGAGCTGAGGAAGAAAGGTCTGGATCTCTGA
- a CDS encoding ammonium transporter, with translation MTFKRPTSAGWVTLAIAGLCVAGFADMAFAEDAPAAAAAAAPVPNKGDVAWMLISSALVLMMSIPGLALFYGGLVRTKNMASVLTQVFAIVAMVGVIWTLYGYSMAFTDGGSMTSWVGGFSKAFLHGVDANSTVPTFSNGVVIPELAYFVFQMTFAMITPALIVGAFAERIKFSAVMLFILLWVTFIYFPIAHWVWYIAAPDDVAAAAKALAAATDAAAKTAAQTKLDEVTGAVGWLAGAGALDFAGGTVVHINAGIAGLVGAVLIGKRTGYGKELMAPHSLTMTMIGAALLWVGWFGFNAGSNLESNGVTALAFVNTMVATAGAALSWLLCEWAVKGKPSLLGICSGAVAGLVAVTPASGYAGPIGALVLGLIVSPVCLFFVSTVKNALGYDDALDVFGVHCIGGIIGALATGILVNPALGGVGITDYTNITGNNAGTYDFATQMLAQIKAVLATLAWSGIGSAILYKVVDVIIGLRPTVEQEREGLDITDHGERAYNY, from the coding sequence ATGACGTTCAAACGTCCAACCAGCGCGGGATGGGTTACGCTCGCAATTGCCGGGCTCTGCGTTGCAGGCTTCGCCGATATGGCGTTCGCCGAGGATGCACCTGCCGCCGCAGCCGCAGCCGCCCCCGTGCCCAACAAGGGCGACGTCGCCTGGATGCTGATCTCCAGCGCCCTCGTCCTGATGATGTCCATCCCCGGCCTTGCGCTGTTCTATGGCGGCCTCGTCCGCACCAAGAACATGGCCTCGGTCCTGACCCAGGTGTTCGCGATCGTCGCCATGGTCGGCGTGATCTGGACGCTCTACGGCTACTCGATGGCCTTCACCGACGGCGGCAGCATGACCTCGTGGGTCGGCGGCTTCTCCAAGGCCTTCCTGCACGGCGTCGACGCCAACTCGACCGTTCCGACCTTCTCGAACGGCGTGGTGATCCCGGAGCTGGCCTACTTCGTGTTCCAGATGACCTTCGCGATGATCACCCCGGCCCTGATCGTCGGCGCCTTCGCCGAACGCATCAAGTTCTCGGCGGTGATGCTGTTCATCCTGCTCTGGGTGACCTTCATCTACTTCCCGATCGCGCACTGGGTCTGGTACATCGCAGCTCCCGATGACGTCGCGGCCGCTGCCAAGGCTCTCGCTGCTGCCACCGATGCTGCCGCCAAGACCGCTGCCCAGACCAAGCTCGACGAAGTCACCGGCGCTGTCGGCTGGCTCGCCGGTGCTGGCGCCCTCGACTTCGCGGGCGGCACCGTGGTGCACATCAACGCCGGCATCGCGGGCCTCGTCGGCGCCGTGCTGATCGGCAAGCGCACCGGCTACGGCAAGGAGCTGATGGCTCCGCACTCGCTGACCATGACCATGATCGGCGCCGCGCTGCTGTGGGTCGGCTGGTTCGGCTTCAACGCCGGCTCCAACCTGGAATCGAACGGCGTCACCGCGCTGGCCTTCGTCAACACCATGGTCGCCACCGCCGGTGCGGCGCTGTCCTGGCTGCTCTGCGAATGGGCCGTCAAGGGCAAGCCCTCGCTGCTCGGCATCTGCTCGGGTGCGGTTGCCGGTCTGGTCGCCGTCACCCCGGCCTCCGGCTATGCCGGCCCGATCGGCGCGCTGGTGCTCGGCCTGATCGTCTCGCCGGTCTGCCTGTTCTTCGTCTCCACCGTGAAGAATGCGCTCGGCTATGACGACGCGCTCGACGTGTTCGGCGTGCACTGCATCGGCGGCATCATCGGCGCGCTGGCCACCGGCATCCTGGTCAACCCCGCGCTCGGTGGCGTCGGCATCACCGACTACACCAACATCACCGGCAACAACGCCGGCACCTACGACTTCGCCACGCAGATGCTGGCGCAGATCAAGGCTGTCCTCGCCACGCTGGCGTGGTCGGGTATCGGCTCGGCGATCCTCTACAAGGTCGTCGACGTGATCATCGGCCTGCGTCCGACCGTCGAGCAGGAGCGCGAAGGTCTCGACATCACCGACCACGGCGAGCGCGCCTACAATTACTGA
- a CDS encoding P-II family nitrogen regulator — MKIVMAIIKPFKLEEVRDALTAIGVHGLTVTEVKGYGRQKGHTEIYRGAEYAVSFLPKIKIEVAIPSDQVDKTIDAISSAAKTGQIGDGKIFVISLDHAVRIRTGEADAAAL, encoded by the coding sequence ATGAAAATTGTTATGGCGATCATTAAGCCATTCAAGCTCGAAGAAGTCCGAGACGCCCTGACCGCCATCGGCGTTCATGGTCTCACGGTGACCGAAGTGAAGGGATACGGCCGCCAGAAAGGCCATACGGAAATCTACCGCGGCGCCGAATATGCGGTGAGCTTCCTGCCCAAGATCAAGATCGAGGTCGCGATCCCGTCCGACCAGGTCGACAAGACCATCGATGCCATCTCTTCGGCCGCCAAGACCGGCCAGATCGGCGACGGCAAGATCTTCGTCATCAGCCTCGACCACGCCGTGCGCATCCGCACCGGCGAAGCTGACGCTGCGGCTCTCTGA
- a CDS encoding ammonium transporter: MGTCASRCLRASAALAAAGAIAFATPALAAAPSTIEPADTAWMIVATALVLMMTIPGLALFYSGMVRKKNVLATMAQSLAAVMLISILWVAFGYSLAFVGDGTWIGSLDRAFLAGMGMDSVHPGAKTIPEALFMLYQMTFAIITVALVAGSVADRMRFSAYLLFGIAWFIFVYVPLAHWIWGGGFLAQAGVVDFAGGLVVHLSAGTGGLVAALVMGRRQGYGSENLSPFDLSLAVVGTGLLWVGWFGFNGGSALGANAHAVMAILTTHLAACAGAITWGALEWSTRRKPSVLGMISGAVAGLGTITPASGFVAPWHGLVIGALAGIICYWACTSLKHRFNYDDSLDVFGVHGVGGLTGTLLAGVFATAAIGGTSGLIEGNPKQLVAQLYGVAVTLVWSGGVTWGLLKLVSAFVPLRVSREHELEGLDISQHGEALQ, encoded by the coding sequence ATGGGGACCTGCGCGTCTCGTTGCCTGCGCGCGTCTGCAGCTTTGGCTGCAGCGGGCGCGATTGCGTTCGCCACACCCGCACTTGCCGCAGCGCCGTCGACGATCGAGCCGGCCGACACCGCCTGGATGATCGTCGCCACCGCGCTGGTGCTGATGATGACGATCCCGGGGCTGGCGCTGTTCTACTCGGGCATGGTGCGCAAGAAGAACGTGCTGGCGACGATGGCGCAGAGCCTCGCGGCGGTGATGCTGATCTCGATCCTATGGGTCGCGTTCGGCTACTCGCTCGCTTTCGTCGGCGACGGCACCTGGATCGGCTCGCTCGACCGCGCCTTCCTCGCCGGCATGGGCATGGACAGCGTCCATCCCGGCGCCAAGACCATCCCGGAAGCGCTGTTCATGCTGTACCAGATGACGTTCGCGATCATCACGGTGGCGCTGGTGGCGGGCTCGGTGGCCGACCGCATGCGCTTCTCGGCGTACCTGCTGTTCGGCATCGCCTGGTTCATCTTCGTCTACGTGCCGCTGGCGCATTGGATCTGGGGCGGCGGCTTCCTGGCTCAGGCTGGCGTGGTCGACTTCGCCGGCGGCCTGGTCGTGCATCTCTCCGCTGGTACGGGCGGGCTGGTCGCGGCGCTGGTGATGGGACGCCGCCAGGGCTATGGCAGCGAAAACCTCTCGCCGTTCGACCTGTCGCTCGCCGTGGTCGGCACCGGCCTGCTCTGGGTCGGCTGGTTCGGCTTCAACGGCGGCTCGGCCCTCGGCGCCAATGCGCACGCGGTAATGGCGATCCTGACCACCCATCTCGCGGCCTGCGCCGGCGCCATCACCTGGGGCGCGCTGGAATGGTCGACCCGCCGCAAGCCGTCGGTGCTCGGCATGATCTCGGGCGCCGTCGCCGGGCTCGGCACCATCACGCCGGCCTCCGGCTTCGTCGCGCCCTGGCATGGGCTGGTGATCGGCGCGCTGGCCGGTATCATCTGCTACTGGGCCTGCACCTCGCTGAAGCACCGCTTCAACTACGACGATTCGCTCGACGTGTTCGGCGTCCACGGCGTCGGCGGCCTCACCGGAACCCTGCTGGCCGGCGTGTTCGCGACCGCCGCGATCGGCGGCACGTCCGGGCTGATCGAAGGCAATCCGAAGCAGCTCGTGGCCCAGCTCTATGGCGTCGCCGTCACCCTGGTATGGTCGGGCGGCGTCACCTGGGGGCTCCTGAAGCTGGTCAGCGCCTTCGTGCCGCTGCGGGTGTCGCGGGAGCACGAGCTCGAGGGGCTCGACATCTCCCAGCATGGCGAGGCGCTGCAATAG
- a CDS encoding P-II family nitrogen regulator, with protein sequence MKLVVAIIKPFKLDEVRQALTAIGVHGMTVTEVKGYGRQKGHTEIYRGAEYVVNFLPKLRIEIAVNSDIAEKAVEVITTHARTGQIGDGKIFVTPIDHARRIRTGETDSDAL encoded by the coding sequence ATGAAGCTCGTCGTCGCGATCATCAAACCCTTCAAGCTCGACGAGGTGCGCCAGGCCCTCACTGCGATCGGCGTCCACGGCATGACCGTCACCGAGGTCAAGGGCTATGGCCGCCAGAAGGGCCACACCGAGATCTATCGCGGCGCCGAATACGTCGTGAACTTCCTGCCCAAGCTGCGCATCGAGATCGCGGTCAATTCCGACATCGCGGAGAAAGCGGTCGAGGTGATCACGACGCATGCGCGCACCGGCCAGATCGGCGACGGCAAGATCTTCGTCACGCCGATCGATCATGCCCGCCGCATCCGCACCGGCGAGACCGACAGCGACGCTCTCTAA
- a CDS encoding DUF4339 domain-containing protein, which yields MSNRSWYYAAQGQQQGPIAEDELRDLIASGVVTAETLLWSDGMAGWEKAGRIPGLMSGVSASLPGGPPAFDGGGASAGALSAKLDTFPYFGWTLLYVVGQFLVVITPWTAVYLYRYVIERLRVPGRPNLTFTGQPLDIWYVFIAMGVLAYVGLSDRPVLNLISLVAPAFLGWMVLRWLLSNIAANGERLPIHFEGSPIVYAGWYLLVIVSGFTIIGWAWVLTAWMRWVCRNIQGTRREVVFNGAGLQVLWRTLVFVLGCSVIIPIPWLLRWYSAWYVSQFAVVPRTAQPM from the coding sequence ATGTCGAATCGTTCCTGGTATTACGCAGCGCAAGGTCAGCAACAGGGCCCCATAGCCGAGGACGAGCTGCGCGACCTGATCGCAAGCGGCGTCGTGACGGCGGAGACGCTGCTGTGGAGCGACGGCATGGCGGGCTGGGAGAAGGCCGGACGCATCCCCGGACTGATGTCGGGCGTGTCGGCCAGCTTGCCAGGTGGTCCGCCCGCCTTCGATGGCGGCGGCGCGTCGGCCGGTGCGCTGTCGGCCAAGCTGGACACTTTCCCCTATTTCGGCTGGACGCTGTTGTACGTGGTCGGCCAGTTCCTGGTCGTCATCACACCGTGGACGGCGGTCTACCTCTACCGCTACGTGATCGAGCGGCTGCGGGTGCCCGGCCGGCCCAACCTCACCTTCACCGGCCAGCCGCTCGACATCTGGTACGTCTTCATCGCAATGGGCGTGCTGGCCTATGTCGGCCTCAGCGATCGGCCGGTCCTCAACCTCATCTCGCTGGTCGCCCCGGCGTTCCTCGGCTGGATGGTGTTGCGCTGGCTCCTGAGCAACATCGCCGCCAACGGCGAGCGTTTGCCGATCCATTTCGAAGGCAGCCCCATCGTCTATGCCGGCTGGTACCTGCTGGTGATCGTGTCGGGCTTCACCATCATCGGCTGGGCCTGGGTGCTGACCGCCTGGATGCGCTGGGTCTGCCGCAACATCCAGGGCACGCGGCGCGAGGTCGTGTTCAACGGCGCGGGGCTGCAGGTGCTGTGGCGCACCCTGGTTTTCGTGCTCGGCTGCTCCGTGATCATTCCGATCCCGTGGCTGCTGCGCTGGTACAGCGCCTGGTACGTGTCGCAATTCGCCGTCGTGCCGCGCACCGCACAGCCCATGTGA
- the tesB gene encoding acyl-CoA thioesterase II, whose product MSKGLIDLISILDLEPLEVNLFRGNSPKTSWQRVFGGQVIGQAMMAACRTVEGRLPHSLHCYFILPGDPQVPIIYEVERLRDGKSYATRRVTAIQHGNAIFSIMVSFHSDEESAFNHQDKMPDVPPPEKLTAEEISKQPMFQEIFQRMPDFIRRYYESDRPIELRPVELSRYFGERIEDGRIHVWIKTAAKLPDDPALHMCALAYASDFSLLDAVMARYGRTLFDKRMMPASLDHAMWFHRPFRADEWLLYAQDSPSAQGGRGLTRGSIFTTDGTLVASVAQEGSIRERRS is encoded by the coding sequence ATGTCCAAGGGACTGATCGACCTGATCTCGATCCTCGATCTCGAGCCGCTCGAGGTGAACCTGTTCCGCGGCAACAGCCCGAAGACGAGCTGGCAGCGCGTGTTCGGCGGCCAGGTGATCGGCCAGGCGATGATGGCGGCCTGCCGCACCGTCGAGGGCCGGCTGCCGCATTCGCTGCATTGCTATTTCATCCTGCCGGGCGATCCGCAGGTGCCGATCATCTACGAGGTCGAGCGGCTGCGCGACGGCAAGAGCTACGCGACGCGGCGCGTGACCGCGATCCAGCATGGCAACGCCATCTTCTCGATCATGGTCTCGTTCCACAGCGACGAAGAGAGCGCGTTCAACCACCAGGACAAGATGCCGGACGTGCCGCCGCCGGAGAAGCTGACGGCCGAGGAGATCTCCAAGCAGCCGATGTTCCAGGAGATATTCCAGCGGATGCCGGACTTCATCCGCCGCTACTACGAATCCGACCGTCCGATCGAGTTGCGGCCGGTCGAGCTCAGCCGCTATTTCGGTGAGAGGATCGAGGACGGCCGCATTCACGTCTGGATCAAGACGGCGGCCAAGCTGCCCGACGATCCGGCGCTCCACATGTGCGCGCTGGCCTATGCGTCGGACTTCTCGCTGCTCGACGCGGTGATGGCGCGCTATGGCCGCACGCTGTTCGACAAGCGGATGATGCCGGCGTCGCTCGACCACGCGATGTGGTTTCACCGACCGTTCCGTGCCGACGAATGGCTGCTCTATGCGCAGGATTCGCCGAGCGCGCAGGGCGGCCGCGGGCTGACCCGCGGCTCGATCTTCACGACGGACGGCACGCTCGTCGCCTCCGTCGCCCAGGAAGGTTCGATCCGCGAGCGCCGGTCGTAA
- a CDS encoding alpha/beta hydrolase, with translation MRFVVIRCALILALAVLAPTAFADESAVRIGALDAVLTTPAGVERPPVALLIAGSGSTDRDGNGPQLKPATLKKLAEQLAARGIASLRYDKRGARGWKAEFGRPEDFRFKDYVDDAASLVDFLRGKFARIVLVGHSEGGLVAILTARRTPVDRLVLLTASARRQGDLLKAQLEKKLPATKMEPVAKAIDAIMAGQVVDPPPPELPVAPSMQPSIGSAFNEDPIDPLKQLTMPILIVGGARDHQIARLDMVALAAAAPAAKTLWLPDMNHVLVDVSSEDENIASYNDPDRPLDPDMIEAVAGFITAAGPR, from the coding sequence ATGCGGTTCGTCGTCATCCGTTGCGCGCTGATCCTGGCCTTGGCCGTCCTCGCGCCGACGGCCTTCGCCGACGAGAGCGCCGTGCGCATTGGCGCGCTCGACGCCGTGCTGACGACGCCGGCGGGCGTCGAGCGGCCGCCCGTCGCCCTGCTGATCGCCGGCTCCGGATCGACCGACCGGGACGGCAACGGGCCGCAGCTCAAGCCTGCGACGTTGAAGAAGCTCGCCGAGCAACTGGCGGCGCGGGGCATCGCGAGCCTCCGCTATGACAAGCGCGGCGCGCGCGGCTGGAAGGCGGAGTTCGGCAGGCCGGAGGATTTCCGCTTCAAGGACTATGTCGACGATGCCGCTTCGCTGGTCGACTTCCTGCGCGGCAAGTTCGCCCGCATCGTTCTCGTCGGCCATAGCGAAGGCGGCCTGGTCGCGATCCTGACTGCGCGCCGCACCCCGGTCGACCGCCTGGTGCTGCTCACAGCGTCGGCGCGGCGGCAGGGCGACCTGTTGAAGGCGCAGCTGGAGAAGAAGCTGCCGGCCACGAAGATGGAGCCGGTTGCGAAGGCGATCGACGCCATCATGGCCGGACAGGTCGTCGATCCCCCGCCGCCCGAGCTGCCGGTCGCGCCGAGCATGCAGCCCAGCATCGGCTCCGCATTTAACGAGGATCCGATCGATCCGCTGAAGCAGCTCACGATGCCGATCCTGATCGTCGGCGGCGCCCGCGACCACCAGATCGCACGCCTCGACATGGTTGCGCTCGCCGCTGCCGCGCCCGCCGCCAAGACGCTGTGGCTGCCGGACATGAACCACGTGCTGGTCGACGTCTCCAGCGAGGACGAGAATATCGCCTCCTACAACGACCCGGACCGCCCGCTCGATCCCGACATGATCGAGGCGGTCGCGGGCTTCATCACCGCAGCAGGTCCGCGCTGA
- a CDS encoding Trm112 family protein, protein MNAPLERPANSVDPKLLEILVCPMTKGPLEYDAAKQELVSRAAKLAYPIRDGIPIMLPEEARKID, encoded by the coding sequence ATGAACGCCCCGCTCGAACGTCCCGCCAATTCCGTCGATCCCAAGCTGCTCGAAATCCTGGTGTGCCCGATGACCAAGGGACCGCTGGAGTATGACGCGGCGAAGCAGGAGCTGGTCTCGCGCGCGGCGAAGCTCGCCTACCCGATCCGGGACGGCATCCCGATCATGCTGCCCGAGGAAGCCCGGAAGATCGACTGA
- a CDS encoding TetR/AcrR family transcriptional regulator produces MNEQLAAKDWLDLGLEVLASKGFTALKAEPLAKAMGVSRGSFYWHFADVAAYHAELLKHWREIAAEQIITGVEASAGPEPAIAVLLRRTFTIRLTLERAVRSWAASDPAARQAVQAIDKRRLGYVASQLTAEGLLPDIAQARAQVLYWAFLGHALAERPLPAERQQAVIDELIRFALHKP; encoded by the coding sequence ATGAACGAGCAGCTCGCGGCGAAGGACTGGCTGGACCTGGGTCTCGAGGTGCTGGCCAGCAAAGGCTTCACGGCGCTCAAGGCCGAGCCGCTGGCCAAGGCGATGGGCGTGTCGCGCGGCAGCTTCTACTGGCACTTCGCCGACGTCGCGGCGTACCACGCAGAGCTCCTGAAGCATTGGCGCGAGATCGCCGCCGAGCAGATCATCACCGGGGTGGAGGCGAGCGCCGGCCCGGAGCCGGCGATCGCCGTGCTGCTCCGGCGCACCTTCACGATCCGGCTGACCCTGGAGCGGGCGGTGCGCAGCTGGGCCGCCTCCGACCCGGCCGCCCGCCAGGCCGTCCAGGCCATCGACAAGCGGCGGCTCGGCTACGTCGCGAGCCAGCTCACGGCCGAGGGTCTGCTGCCAGATATCGCGCAGGCCCGCGCGCAGGTGCTGTACTGGGCCTTTCTCGGCCACGCGCTTGCGGAGCGGCCACTGCCGGCCGAACGGCAGCAGGCGGTGATCGACGAACTGATCCGGTTCGCGCTGCACAAGCCTTGA
- a CDS encoding cupredoxin domain-containing protein produces MVRKLMVVGSAGMLLMAAQVHAAGPNEICLTYANGQFEPKEPTVPADSPLTIRVKNMDAKAMEFESETLKIEKVVAANSEAVLNVRAMKSGRYEFYNDFNEKARGFINVQ; encoded by the coding sequence ATGGTGCGGAAGTTGATGGTGGTGGGAAGCGCCGGCATGCTGCTGATGGCGGCGCAGGTGCACGCCGCGGGGCCGAACGAGATCTGCCTCACTTACGCGAACGGGCAGTTCGAGCCCAAGGAGCCGACCGTGCCCGCCGACTCGCCGCTGACGATCCGCGTCAAGAACATGGACGCCAAGGCGATGGAGTTCGAGAGCGAGACGCTGAAGATCGAGAAGGTGGTTGCGGCCAACAGCGAGGCCGTCCTCAATGTCCGCGCCATGAAGTCGGGACGCTACGAGTTCTACAACGACTTCAATGAAAAGGCCCGCGGCTTCATCAACGTTCAATAG
- a CDS encoding FTR1 family iron permease, giving the protein MLAALIIVFREVFEAGLIVGIVLAVTSAVPHRLRWIGAGLFAGLAGACVVAAFAGSLTQLFEGMGQELFNAAILTTAVVMLTWHNVWMARHGREMASELRTMGQAVAEGARPLVALATVIAIAVLREGSEVALFLYGVAAAGDGGGRALLGGGFIGLLLGVTVCLATYFGLMRIPPRALFRTTTVLITLLSAGMAAQAVFFLARANWLTTFDQVLWDSSAVLPERGVAGRTLKALIGYTDQPTAMQLMVYVGVIVATIALMRLTAMPPAPRIAAAE; this is encoded by the coding sequence ATGCTCGCCGCGCTGATCATCGTCTTTCGTGAGGTGTTTGAGGCTGGCCTGATCGTCGGCATCGTGCTGGCCGTCACCAGCGCCGTGCCGCATCGGCTGCGATGGATCGGCGCCGGCCTGTTCGCGGGCCTCGCCGGGGCATGCGTCGTCGCCGCCTTCGCAGGCTCGTTGACGCAGCTGTTCGAAGGCATGGGGCAGGAGTTGTTCAACGCGGCCATTCTGACGACGGCCGTGGTCATGCTGACCTGGCACAACGTCTGGATGGCGCGGCACGGTCGCGAGATGGCCAGTGAGCTGCGGACGATGGGGCAGGCCGTGGCCGAAGGGGCGCGGCCGCTGGTTGCGCTGGCGACGGTGATCGCGATTGCGGTCCTGCGCGAAGGCAGCGAAGTGGCGTTGTTCCTCTACGGTGTGGCGGCTGCGGGCGATGGCGGAGGCCGGGCGCTGCTCGGCGGCGGCTTCATCGGCCTGCTGCTCGGGGTCACGGTATGCCTTGCGACCTATTTCGGGCTGATGCGCATCCCGCCGCGCGCCCTGTTCAGGACGACCACGGTGCTGATCACGCTGCTGTCGGCCGGTATGGCCGCCCAGGCGGTGTTCTTCCTGGCCCGCGCCAACTGGCTGACCACGTTCGATCAGGTGCTGTGGGATTCCAGCGCGGTTCTGCCGGAGCGTGGTGTCGCCGGCCGGACGCTGAAGGCGCTGATCGGCTACACGGACCAGCCGACGGCCATGCAGCTCATGGTGTATGTGGGCGTGATCGTCGCGACCATCGCCCTCATGCGTCTCACGGCCATGCCGCCGGCGCCGCGCATCGCCGCCGCCGAATGA
- a CDS encoding LON peptidase substrate-binding domain-containing protein codes for MPINAEYRGPAELPEIIPVFPLAGALLLPRGQMPLNIFEPRYLAMVDDSFRDGHRLIGMIQPDVTHSSSEDRPVLFKVGCVGRITQLAESGDGRYILELTGVSRFKVVEEMTVLTSYRQCKVDYFPFIDDFTARKGESAVDRDALLAVLTDFLKANNLKVDWAGIEAAPNEALVNALAMMSPYGPAEKQAMLEAPDLKTRAEILVAVTEMDLAKKRTSGDPPLQ; via the coding sequence ATGCCGATCAATGCCGAATATCGCGGTCCTGCCGAGCTGCCGGAGATCATCCCGGTGTTTCCGCTGGCCGGCGCCCTGCTGCTGCCGCGCGGCCAAATGCCGCTGAACATTTTCGAGCCGCGCTACCTCGCGATGGTCGACGACTCGTTTCGCGACGGCCATCGCCTGATCGGCATGATCCAGCCCGACGTCACGCACTCCTCCAGCGAGGACAGGCCGGTCCTGTTCAAGGTCGGCTGCGTCGGCCGGATCACGCAATTGGCCGAATCCGGCGACGGGCGCTACATCCTCGAGCTCACCGGCGTGTCCCGCTTCAAGGTGGTCGAGGAAATGACGGTGCTGACGTCGTACCGTCAGTGCAAGGTCGACTACTTCCCGTTCATCGACGACTTCACGGCCCGCAAGGGCGAAAGCGCGGTCGACCGCGACGCCCTCCTGGCGGTCCTCACCGATTTCCTCAAGGCCAACAATCTCAAGGTCGACTGGGCCGGCATCGAGGCGGCGCCGAACGAGGCGCTGGTCAACGCGCTGGCCATGATGTCGCCATATGGGCCGGCGGAGAAGCAGGCCATGCTCGAGGCGCCGGACCTGAAGACCCGTGCCGAAATCCTGGTCGCGGTCACCGAGATGGATCTCGCCAAGAAGCGGACCTCGGGCGATCCGCCGCTGCAATGA
- the trxA gene encoding thioredoxin — protein MTIVEQDGGAAPQVPDLIKDTTTQSFVKDVIEESKRQPVLIDFWAPWCGPCKQLTPILEKAVKAAKGKVKLVKMNIDEHPAIPGQMGIQSIPAVIAFVGGRPADGFMGAVPESQVNAFIEKLTKGVPGAGEPDIAEIIKEAEAVLAEGDPAGAAQIYAEVLSIDAGNIPALAGLARCYVEAGAIDQARETLAQVPEAKRNDSAVSAVQAAIDLAEQAQSLGPIGDLEQKVAADPLDHQARFELATALNAAGKRKEATDQLLEIVKRDRKWNEDGARKQLVQFFEAWGGADEATVEGRKRLSTILFS, from the coding sequence GTGACCATTGTTGAGCAGGACGGCGGAGCGGCGCCGCAGGTGCCGGATCTGATCAAGGACACCACGACCCAGAGCTTCGTGAAGGACGTCATCGAAGAATCGAAACGTCAGCCGGTCCTGATCGACTTCTGGGCGCCGTGGTGCGGACCGTGCAAGCAATTGACCCCCATCCTGGAAAAGGCCGTCAAGGCGGCCAAGGGCAAGGTCAAGCTGGTCAAGATGAACATCGACGAGCATCCGGCCATTCCCGGCCAGATGGGCATCCAGTCGATCCCGGCCGTGATCGCCTTCGTAGGCGGACGGCCCGCCGATGGCTTCATGGGCGCCGTGCCCGAAAGTCAGGTCAACGCCTTCATCGAGAAGCTGACAAAGGGCGTCCCGGGCGCTGGCGAGCCCGACATCGCCGAGATCATCAAGGAAGCCGAGGCGGTGCTGGCCGAAGGCGATCCCGCCGGCGCGGCGCAGATCTATGCCGAGGTGCTGTCGATCGATGCCGGCAACATCCCCGCCCTCGCCGGCCTCGCCAGATGCTACGTCGAAGCCGGTGCGATCGACCAGGCCCGCGAGACGCTGGCGCAGGTCCCGGAAGCCAAGCGCAACGATTCGGCCGTCTCGGCGGTGCAGGCCGCGATCGATCTCGCCGAGCAGGCGCAGTCGTTGGGACCGATCGGGGATCTCGAGCAGAAGGTCGCCGCTGATCCGCTCGACCATCAGGCGCGTTTCGAGCTGGCAACGGCGCTGAACGCCGCCGGCAAGCGGAAGGAAGCCACCGACCAGTTGCTCGAGATCGTCAAGCGCGACCGCAAATGGAACGAGGACGGCGCGCGAAAGCAGCTCGTGCAGTTCTTCGAGGCCTGGGGCGGCGCCGACGAAGCCACCGTCGAGGGCCGCAAGCGGCTGTCGACGATCCTGTTTTCGTAA